GGCTGTACCCGGTGTGTCGATTCCGGCTACCACGTGTTCGGCATGAAGCAGCACATCTCGCTCAGCAAGGATTAGTCATCACGCAATGCCGGTGCCGACGATCTACTATATCCGCCACGGCGAGACCTCCTGGAATGCGGAAGGCCGGCTGCAGGGCGTGCGGGACATCGCACTGAACGAGCTCGGCCGCCGGCAGGCGGCGCATGCCGGGCGCATCCTCGCCGACCTGTTCGCGCGCGACGGCCGCGACCAGGCGCAGCTCGCCTTCGTTGCAAGCCCCCTGATCCGGGCGCGAGCAACCATGGAGCTGGTGCGCGCGGAGCTCGGCGTGCCGCCGGGCGGCTATGCGCTCGACGATCGACTGCGCGAGATCGGCTACGGCACATGGGAAGGCTCGACGCTCAAGGAAGCGCAGGCCGCCGCCCCCGCGCTCTATGCCCGGCGCCTGGTCGAGAAGTGGACGGTGGCGGCACCGGGCGGTGAAAGCTATGTCGAGGTGCAGGCGCGGATGACCGACTGGTACCATTCGGTGGCCTCGGACATGGTCACTGTTGCCCATGGCGGCACTGCGCGGGCGCTGATGGTGGCGCTCGGCTTCGAGACCCCGGCCAGCGCGGCGGATCTCACCATCGAGCAGGGTGCGGTCTATGTGTTCGATGAGGCCGGCTTGCGGAAATATAGTTAAGGTAGGCGCTCACCACGCCACCCGTCGTGGCCGGGACAAGCCCGAAGGGGAGGTTTGACCCACGTGACGCGTGGCGCTACCAACATCAGGCATCGCTTTACTTCCGGACCAACCAGATGTCCTTCAACACCTTCGGCCATATGTTCCGCGTCACGACCTTCGGTGAAAGCCATGGGGTCGCGATCGGCTGCGTGGTCGATGGCTGCCCGCCGCTGATCCCGCTTGGCGTGGAGGAGATCCAGCACGACCTAGATCGCCGCCGCCCCGGCCAGTCGCGCTTCACCACCCAGCGCCAGGAGCCGGATGCGGTGAAGATCCTGTCCGGCGTGATGGCGCACCCGGAGACCGGCGTGCAGGTGACGACGGGCACGCCGATCGCGCTGCTGATCGAGAACACCGACCAGCGTTCCAAGGATTATTCCGAGATCAAGGACAAGTTCCGCCCCGGTCACGCCGACTTCACCTATGAGGCGAAATACGGCCTGCGCGACTATCGCGGCGGCGGTCGCTCCTCGGCGCGCGAGACCGCGACCCGCGTCGCGGCCGGCGCGATCGCGCGCAAGGTCCTGCCTGGCGTGAAGGTGCGCGGCGCGCTGGTGCAGATGGGCCCGCACAAGATCGATCGCGACAAGTGGGACTGGGACGAGATCGCCAAGAATCCGTTCTTCTGCCCGGACAAGGACAAGGCGGCGTTCTTCGAAAGCTATCTCGACGGCATCAGGAAGAGCGGCTCCTCGATCGGTGCCGTGATCGAGGTCGTCGCCGAGGGCGTGCCGGCCGGGCTCGGTGCGCCGATCTATGCCAAGCTCGACAGCGAGCTGGCGGCGGCGATGATGACGATCAACGCGGTCAAGGGCGTCGAGATCGGCGCAGGCTTCGGTGCCGCCGAGCTCTCCGGCGAAGAGAATGCCGACGAGATGCGGACCGGCAATGACGGCACCAGGTTCCTGTCCAACAATGCCGGCGGCATTTTGGGCGGCATCTCGACCGGCCAGCCGGTGGTGGTGCGCTTCGCGGTCAAGCCGACATCCTCGATCCTGACCCCGCGCCGGACCGTGGACCGCAAGGGCGCCGACACCGACATCCTGACCAAGGGCCGCCACGACCCCTGCGTCGGCATCCGCGCGGTGCCGGTCGGCGAGGCCATGATGGCTTGCGTGCTGGCGGATCATTTTCTGCGCCATCGCGGACAGACCGGCCGCTGAGCCCTATATAGTGGCGGTCGCCAGATCGGGTGCTCGCCGGGGGTGCTGCCATGAACGCGTCGGAGTTGCGGGACATCATCACGTGGATGATCGGCGGCGCGCGCTCGGCGCCCACCGCCTCGCAGATGATGGCGGAATGCTGCGAACGCCTGGTCCGTGCAGGCCTGCCGCTGTGGCGCGTCGGCGTCTTCGTTCGCACGCTGCACCCCGAGATCTACGGACGCAATTTCATCTGGAAGCCTGGCGCCGAGGTCGAGCTCGGCAGCGTCGATCACGATATTCTGGACTCTCCGGAATATGCCGCCAGCCCGCTTTCGATCGTGTTCAGGCAGTGCGCCGAGGTAAGGGCGCGGCTCGACGATCCGACTAGCGCGCGTTTTCCGATCGTCGAGGACCTGCGCGCGGAAGGCATTACCGACTATATCGCCGTGCCGCTGATCAATACCGATGGCTTTCCCAATGCTTCGAGCTGGACCACCAAGCAGCCGGGTGGCTTCACCGAGGAGCAGCTGAGCGCGATCCGCTCGATCGCCGTTCCGCTCGCGCGCTACATCGAGATCGTGACCCTGCGACGCACCGCCGCGCTTCTGCTCGACACCTATGTCGGCAACCGCGCCGGCGAGCGCATCATGGGCGGCCAGATCAGGCGTGGCCACGCGGATACGATGGATGCCGCGATCTGGCTGTCCGATCTGCGTGGCTTCACCGCGCTGTCCGACCGCCTGCCGGCCGAGACGGTGGTGGAGATCCTCAACCTCTATTTCGATTGCCAGGTGTCCGCGATCCGCGCACATGGCGGCGAGGTTCTGAAATTCATGGGCGACGGCCTGCTCGCGGTGTTTCCGGTCGACGAATATGTCGGCGACGAGGCGCAGGTCTGTTCGCGTGTGCTGGAGGCGGCGCGTGAATCCCGTGCCGGCGTCGCAGCGCTGCAATTCCCCAACGGCGAAGACGTCGAGCGTTTCCGCTTCGGCGTCGCCCTGCATCTTGGGCGCGTGCTCTACGGCAATATCGGCGGCGGCAACCGGCTGGACTTCACCTGCATCGGTCCCGCGGTCAATCTCGCCGCGCGGCTGGAGAGGATCGCCGGCCGGCTCGGCCGCACGGTCGTCGCCTCCGAGCGCTTCGCCGGCATTTGCGACGGCGGCTGGAGCGATCTCGGCGAGTTTCCGATTGCCGGATTCTCCAAGGCTGAACGGGTCTATGGCCTGCACGACGAGGCGCCGCGCGCCGCTCACGCCTAGATGGCTCGCCTTCGCCGAGGTGCCGTCGGTCCGAGCGTTTCTCGGCGGCGCGCTGGTGGTGGGCGCCGTCGTCGCCGACATCACGGCGGCCAGACGGGCACAGGTCGCGCAGCCGGTGGAGCGGTGAGGGCTGCTACTCTTCCGGCTCGGTGGTGAACAGCAGCGGATAGCCCTTGGCGCGGCCGGCATCGGTGGCGCGTGTTGCCTTGGTCTCGGCGACGTCCCTGGTGAAGACGGCGACCACGCAGACGCCGCGCTGGTGTGCCGTCAGCATCACCTTGTAGGCCTGGTCGTCGGTCATGCGGAATTCCGCCTTCAGCACGGTCACGACGAATTCGCGCGGCGTGTAGTCGTCGTTGATCAGGATGACCTTGTGCAGACGCGGCCGCTCGACCTTGGTCTTTACCTTGGTTTTCGGCTTGACGATGGTATCGGGCA
The DNA window shown above is from Bradyrhizobium sp. ISRA464 and carries:
- a CDS encoding histidine phosphatase family protein, with amino-acid sequence MPVPTIYYIRHGETSWNAEGRLQGVRDIALNELGRRQAAHAGRILADLFARDGRDQAQLAFVASPLIRARATMELVRAELGVPPGGYALDDRLREIGYGTWEGSTLKEAQAAAPALYARRLVEKWTVAAPGGESYVEVQARMTDWYHSVASDMVTVAHGGTARALMVALGFETPASAADLTIEQGAVYVFDEAGLRKYS
- the aroC gene encoding chorismate synthase, which gives rise to MSFNTFGHMFRVTTFGESHGVAIGCVVDGCPPLIPLGVEEIQHDLDRRRPGQSRFTTQRQEPDAVKILSGVMAHPETGVQVTTGTPIALLIENTDQRSKDYSEIKDKFRPGHADFTYEAKYGLRDYRGGGRSSARETATRVAAGAIARKVLPGVKVRGALVQMGPHKIDRDKWDWDEIAKNPFFCPDKDKAAFFESYLDGIRKSGSSIGAVIEVVAEGVPAGLGAPIYAKLDSELAAAMMTINAVKGVEIGAGFGAAELSGEENADEMRTGNDGTRFLSNNAGGILGGISTGQPVVVRFAVKPTSSILTPRRTVDRKGADTDILTKGRHDPCVGIRAVPVGEAMMACVLADHFLRHRGQTGR
- a CDS encoding adenylate/guanylate cyclase domain-containing protein is translated as MNASELRDIITWMIGGARSAPTASQMMAECCERLVRAGLPLWRVGVFVRTLHPEIYGRNFIWKPGAEVELGSVDHDILDSPEYAASPLSIVFRQCAEVRARLDDPTSARFPIVEDLRAEGITDYIAVPLINTDGFPNASSWTTKQPGGFTEEQLSAIRSIAVPLARYIEIVTLRRTAALLLDTYVGNRAGERIMGGQIRRGHADTMDAAIWLSDLRGFTALSDRLPAETVVEILNLYFDCQVSAIRAHGGEVLKFMGDGLLAVFPVDEYVGDEAQVCSRVLEAARESRAGVAALQFPNGEDVERFRFGVALHLGRVLYGNIGGGNRLDFTCIGPAVNLAARLERIAGRLGRTVVASERFAGICDGGWSDLGEFPIAGFSKAERVYGLHDEAPRAAHA
- the clpS gene encoding ATP-dependent Clp protease adapter ClpS gives rise to the protein MPDTIVKPKTKVKTKVERPRLHKVILINDDYTPREFVVTVLKAEFRMTDDQAYKVMLTAHQRGVCVVAVFTRDVAETKATRATDAGRAKGYPLLFTTEPEE